CTATTGCGTATAAACATGTCATTGGATGAGATGTTGCTGCTCCTACTTCTATATCAATTGGTTCAATAATACTACAACCTTGTTTTGCCCAATAATTTTTTAAAATTAAAATCATACCTTGAAAAGTTTTTTCACTAAATATTTTCATATTTCAAATTTATTAAATTTTTTATTTTAACATGATCATTATATATTATTTTATATTAAAAGATACAAATTAAAATTTAACATATTTTTTTTATAGAAAAAAATAATGTTAAAATAATTTATTATTAATAAAATTTAAAATAAAATTATTTTATTTTATTATAAATAATAACAGGAACTAATTGTGAATATAAATGATATATATAATAAAATTTTTTTAAAAAAAGAAAAAAATGAATATAATAAATTAATTACTAAAGCTACAAATTTAGCAATTTTATTATCTATAATACTATTAATATTAAAATTATTGGCTTGGTGGGAAACTAAATCTATAAGTATGTTAGCAGCATCTATAGATTCATTAATTGATATTACATCTTCAACAATTAATTTATTAATTATATATTATTCTTTACAACCAGCAGATTCAGAACATACTTTTGGTCATGGCAAAGCTGAATCATTATCTGCTTTAGCTCAAAGTATTTTTATTTGTGGAACAGCAATATTTTTATTTTTAAATAGTTTATATTATATATCTCATCCTACAAAAATATATTATCCTATAATAGGAATATTAGTTATTATTATTTCATTTTTTTTAACTTTAATATTAGTTATTTTTCAAAAAAAAGTTATAGCAGAAACAAATAGTCAAGCAACTCATGCTGATATGATACATTATGAATCAGATATTCTAATTAATACGGCAATTTTATTAGCTTTGATTTTAAATATTTTAAATATAAAAAAAGCAGATTCTTTTATAGCATTAATTATAAGTATATTTATTTTTTATAATTCTTTTAAAGTAGGATATAAAGCAATACAATCTTTATTAGACAGATCTTTACCAGACAAAGAAAAAAAAATTATAATAAATTTAATAACATCTTGGCCTAAAGTTAAAGGAGCACATCAATTAAAAACAAGACAATCAGGTCCTACTCGTTTTATACAACTTCATTTAGTATTAGAGGATAATTTACCTTTATTAGAATCACATTCAATTGCAAAAAAAATAGAGAAAGCTTTAAATAAAAAATTTCCTTATTCGGATATAATTATTCATCAAGATCCATATTCTATTGTATCTGAAAAATATAGAGGTTTTTTTAAAAATTAATTATTAATAAAATTATACATTTTGAGGTATTTTATGATTCAAAAAATTGGTGTTCTTACAAGTGGGGGAGATGCACCTGGCATGAATGCAGCTATAAGAGGTGTTGTTAGAACTGCTATTAGTTATAATATTGAAGTATTTGGAATATATAATGGTTATATGGGATTATATAATAATAATATTATTAAATTAAATAGATATAGTGTATCTGATATAATTAATAAAGGAGGTACTTTTTTAGGATCTGCACGTTTTCCTCAATTTAAAAATAAAAAAATACGTTCTATTGCTATAAATAATATGAAAAAACATGGTATTAATGCATTAGTTGTAATAGGTGGTGATGGAACATACATGGGAGCTAAATTATTAACAGAAATGGGTTTTCCTTGTATAGGAATACCAGGAACAATAGATAATGATGTAGTAGGTACTGATTATAGTATTGGTTATTTTACAGCTTTGGAAACTATAGTAGAAGCAATAGATAAATTAAGAGATACTTCTACTTCTCATCAAAGAATCTCTCTTATAGAAATTATGGGAAGATACTGCGGAGATTTAACCTTAGCTGCAGCTATCGCAGGAGGATGTGAATTTATTGTTTTACCTGAAATTGATTATAATCAAGAAGATTTGGTTAAAGAAATAAAATTAGGAATAGAAAAAGGTAAAAAACATGCAATAGTATTGATTACAGAATTTATTTGTGATATTAATAAATTAGCCAGGTTTATCCAAAAAAAAATTAAACGTGAAACAAGAACTACAGTTTTAGGTTATCTACAAAGAGGAGGATCTCCTGTAGCATATGACCGTATTTTAGGATCAAGAATGGGGTCTTATTCAGTTGAATTATTATATAAAGGATATAGTGGAAAATGTATAGGAACTCAAAATGATAAAATGGTATATCATGATATTATAGATGCTATTTTAAATATGAAAAAAATTTTTAAAAAAGATTTATTAAATATTGCTAAAAAATTATATTAATTAATAAATTAAAATTGAGATATAAATATGTATAAAATACAATTTTTTA
The Enterobacteriaceae endosymbiont of Donacia crassipes DNA segment above includes these coding regions:
- a CDS encoding cation diffusion facilitator family transporter, coding for MNINDIYNKIFLKKEKNEYNKLITKATNLAILLSIILLILKLLAWWETKSISMLAASIDSLIDITSSTINLLIIYYSLQPADSEHTFGHGKAESLSALAQSIFICGTAIFLFLNSLYYISHPTKIYYPIIGILVIIISFFLTLILVIFQKKVIAETNSQATHADMIHYESDILINTAILLALILNILNIKKADSFIALIISIFIFYNSFKVGYKAIQSLLDRSLPDKEKKIIINLITSWPKVKGAHQLKTRQSGPTRFIQLHLVLEDNLPLLESHSIAKKIEKALNKKFPYSDIIIHQDPYSIVSEKYRGFFKN
- the pfkA gene encoding 6-phosphofructokinase, translated to MIQKIGVLTSGGDAPGMNAAIRGVVRTAISYNIEVFGIYNGYMGLYNNNIIKLNRYSVSDIINKGGTFLGSARFPQFKNKKIRSIAINNMKKHGINALVVIGGDGTYMGAKLLTEMGFPCIGIPGTIDNDVVGTDYSIGYFTALETIVEAIDKLRDTSTSHQRISLIEIMGRYCGDLTLAAAIAGGCEFIVLPEIDYNQEDLVKEIKLGIEKGKKHAIVLITEFICDINKLARFIQKKIKRETRTTVLGYLQRGGSPVAYDRILGSRMGSYSVELLYKGYSGKCIGTQNDKMVYHDIIDAILNMKKIFKKDLLNIAKKLY